A part of Oncorhynchus gorbuscha isolate QuinsamMale2020 ecotype Even-year linkage group LG09, OgorEven_v1.0, whole genome shotgun sequence genomic DNA contains:
- the LOC124044255 gene encoding LOW QUALITY PROTEIN: toll-like receptor 7 (The sequence of the model RefSeq protein was modified relative to this genomic sequence to represent the inferred CDS: deleted 1 base in 1 codon), which produces MLSHLMRSECASFHVCGVILLGLWCSSVLEAGSWYPKTLPCDVTLVSNNTMVNVDCTERGLLEVPKDIPRNTTNLTLTINHIPHINSTSFQGLENLTEIDMRCNCVPIKIGPKDRICTESVTIKTNTFKDLRNLKALYLDGNQLSTIPKGLPPNLILLSLEVNKIYTILKRNLSDITNVQILYLGQNCYYRNPCNVSYQIEEGAFLQLGNMTLLSLKSNNLSYIPPRLPTSLRELYLYNNKIEMVTDKDFHNLTQLEILDLSGNCPRCYNAPFPCVPCPNNSLQIDKNTFKTLTKLRILRLHSNSLTYVLSEWFQNCKELRVLDLSTNFLAREIAFTYFPRALPNLEELDLSFNYELQRYPATLHLSSSFSSLKSLKVLRIRAFVFQQLTLEDISPLIHLKNLEVIDLGTNFIKITNLSILMELKSFKIINLSDNKISSPSESGQSVAFSGGQAIHGSPMSDSGHNSNGEVREIHYFRYDEYARSCKYKDKEDGTLNSFVNTQCSKFGKTLDISRNNIFFLHSRFLNLADLRCLNLSGNAMSQSLNGSEFTFLTNLQYLDFSFNRLDLLYSTAFQELRSLVILDISNNNHYFESEGLTHMLNFTKNLTNLTRLLMNYNKISTSTNTELESLSLEELEFKGNRLDMLWRDGDTRYIDYFKKLLNLRVLDISHNNLNFIPQQVFQGLPDKLTHLYINNNRLKIFSWEKLIILQYLEVLDLSSNSISTVPPELSNCTKSLKTLLLRRNQISKLSAYFLKDAFSLKNLDLSFNNIQNIEQTSIPDDVVDQMDTLVLNNNKFMCNCNALMFVMWLNRTMVNIPRLATAVICAAPGAQRGHPVISLDLELQACQHNYLSIILYILLTSLVLSFIALSISSHLFLWDVWYLYHFLLAKFKGYRRLSSPSTAYDAFVVYDKKDPEVSEWVLKELLVQLEDQGDHPLQLCLEERDWIPGCPLIDNLSQSIHQSKRTVFILTNKYIKSGDFKTAFYMAHQRLMDERDDVIVLIFLEKVPSHSKYLRLRKRLYRRSVMEWPTNPQAQQYFWFSLRSVLVTDSQKQYSNLFKETL; this is translated from the exons ATGCTGTCTCACTTGATG AGGTCAGAATGTGCATCTTTCCACGTGTGTGGGGTGATACTGCTGGGCCTGTGGTGCTCCTCTGTGCTGGAAGCTGGAAGCTGGTACCCCAAAACCCTACCCTGTGACGTCACCCTGGTCAGCAACAACACCATGGTCAACGTAGATTGCACTGAGAGAGGACTTCTAGAGGTCCCAAAGGACATCCCAAGAAACACCACCAACCTGACCCTCACCATCAACCACATCCCTCACATTAACTCAACGTCCTTCCAGGGCCTGGAGAACCTCACCGAGATCGACATGCGCTGTAACTGCGTGCCCATCAAGATCGGCCCCAAGGACCGCATATGCACAGAGAGTGTGACTATCAAGACGAACACCTTCAAAGACCTGAGGAATCTGAAGGCTCTGTATTTGGATGGGAATCAGCTTTCCACCATCCCAAAGGGTCTCCCTCCGAACCTCATTCTGCTCAGTCTAGAGGTGAATAAAATATATACCATTCTGAAGAGGAACCTCTCTGACATCACTAACGTACAGATTCTTTACCTGGGTCAAAATTGTTACTATCGTAATCCATGTAATGTTTCCTATCAAATTGAGGAGGGAGCATTTTTACAGCTTGGTAACATGACTCTCCTTTCCCTCAAGTCAAATAACTTATCCTACATTCCCCCAAGATTACCGACAAGTCTCAGAGAGTTGTATCTCTATAATAACAAGATTGAAATGGTTACTGACAAAGATTTTCATAACCTAACCCAATTGGAGATACTTGACTTGAGCGGAAACTGCCCACGCTGTTACAATGCACCATTTCCTTGTGTTCCGTGTCCTAACAATTCACTTCAGATAGACAAAAACACCTTTAAAACGTTGACCAAACTGAGGATACTACGCCTGCATAGTAACTCCCTCACGTATGTGCTTAGTGAGTGGTTTCAGAACTGTAAAGAGCTGCGAGTACTTGATCTCTCAACCAACTTTTTAGCTCGAGAGATAGCATTTACTTACTTCCCACGAGCTCTACCCAACCTGGAAGAACTGGACCTGTCTTTTAACTACGAGCTGCAGAGGTATCCAGCTACACTGCACCTTAgttcctccttttcctccctgAAATCCTTGAAAGTACTCCGCATCAGGGCCTTCGTCTTCCAGCAACTCACCCTCGAAGACATCAGCCCACTGATTCATCTAAAGAACCTGGAGGTCATTGACTTGGGCACCAACTTCATCAAAATAACCAACCTCAGCATTCTAATGGAACTGAAAAGCTTCAAAATAATAAATTTATCTGACAACAAAATATCATCCCCCTCTGAAAGTGGTCAGTCTGTTGCCTTTTCAGGAGGACAAGCCATACATGGCTCCCCAATGTCAGATTCTGGGCATAACAGCAATGGGGAAGTGAGAGAGATTCATTATTTTAGATACGATGAGTACGCTCGCAGCTGCAAATACAAGGACAAGGAGGATGGGACGCTGAATTCATTCGTCAATACCCAGTGCAGCAAGTTTGGAAAAACCCTGGATATCAGCAGGAATAATATATTTTTCCTTCACTCCAGATTCTTGAACCTTGCTGACCTTAGATGCCTAAATCTCTCTGGAAATGCAATGAGCCAAAGTCTAAATGGTTCTGAGTTTACTTTCCTCACTAACTTACAGTATCTTGACTTCTCATTCAATCGTCTGGACCTTCTCTATTCCACAGCGTTTCAGGAACTGAGAAGTTTAGTTATCTTAGACATAAGCAACAACAATCATTACTTTGAATCAGAGGGTTTGACCCACATGCTTAATTTCACAAAAAATTTGACCAATCTGACGAGATTACTAATGAACTATAAT AAGATTTCTACATCCACCAACACAGAGCTGGAGAGTCTCTCTCTGGAGGAGTTAGAGTTCAAAGGTAACCGTTTAGATATGCTTTGGAGAGATGGTGATACAAGATACATCGACTACTTCAAAAAACTGCTAAATCTGAGGGTCCTAGACATCTCTCACAACAACCTCAACTTCATCCCTCAGCAAGTCTTCCAAGGCCTGCCAGACAAACTCACTCATCtctacatcaacaacaacagattGAAGATATTTAGTTGGGAGAAGCTGATTATTCTTCAGTACTTAGAGGTCTTAGATCTCAGTAGTAATAGCATATCAACAGTTCCCCCAGAACTCTCCAACTGCACCAAATCTCTCAAGACTCTCCTCTTACGCAGAAATCAAATATCCAAACTCTCTGCGTATTTCCTCAAGGACGCCTTTAGTTTGAAGAATCTGGATCTCAGCTTCAATAACATTCAAAACATTGAGCAGACCAGCATCCCTGATGATGTTGTTGATCAAATGGACACGTTAGTCCTGAACAACAACAAGTTCATGTGCAACTGTAACGCCCTCATGTTTGTGATGTGGCTGAACCGCACCATGGTGAACATCCCCAGACTGGCCACCGCTGTGATTTGTGCTGCTCCAGGAGCCCAGAGGGGTCATCCGGTCATCTCCCTGGACTTAGAACTGCAGGCCTGCCAGCATAACTACCTATCCATCATCCTTTACATCCTACTCACATCCCTGGTGCTCAGCTTCATcgccctctccatctccagccaCCTCTTCCTCTGGGACGTGTGGTACCTCTACCACTTCCTCCTGGCCAAGTTCAAAGGCTACAGACGCCTGTCCTCTCCGAGCACTGCCTACGACGCCTTCGTGGTATACGACAAGAAGGACCCGGAGGTATCTGAGTGGGTGCTGAAGGAGCTGCTTGTTCAGCTGGAGGACCAAGGGGACCACCCCTTACAGCTGTGTCTGGAGGAACGAGACTGGATCCCTGGCTGCCCCCTGATCGACAACCTGTCCCAGAGCATTCACCAGAGCAAGAGGACCGTGTTCATACTGACGAACAAGTACATCAAGAGCGGGGACTTCAAGACCGCATTCTACATGGCCCATCAGCGACTTATGGATGAGAGAGATGATGTGATTGTCTTGATTTTCCTGGAAAAAGTCCCCAGTCACTCAAAATACCTGAGACTCAGGAAGAGGTTGTATAGGCGGTCAGTGATGGAGTGGCCAACAAATCCTCAAGCACAGCAATACTTTTGGTTTAGCCTAAGGAGTGTACTGGTAACAGACAGTCAAAAACAATACAGTAATCTCTTCAAGGAGACTCTTTGA